The Stigmatella ashevillena genomic sequence TGAACTCGACTATCTCGCCGAGAGTCAGGAAACCATCGTCAAACACCTCGACCCGTTCATCCACACCGCCCTGCGCTCCGAGTTGCAGCAACAGTCAAGTTGGCAGGTGGGGCGGCAAGTCGATGCCTATCGACAGGCGCTGGACTCCGCGCTCAGGGACCTCAAGCTGTCGGAGGGCATCACCCTACGAGGACAGATCAAGGGTCTCAGGCCCCTCGGCATCGTGATGGCCGAGGACGCCTTCGTGGTGGTCGTCGAGGCCTACGGTGAAGTGGAAGCACTCCTGGCCCTTCCCTTTTCGAGGAATGAGTAGCCCATGCCCTTCTCCATCCAAGATCCGCGCGGCATGGTGCTCCTCATGCTGGTGTTTCCGGTGCTTTCAGCGGCAGCGATCGAGGGCGCCGAGTTCATCTTCCGGTTCGACAAGCCACTTCCGGTGGCAGATCAGACCGCGCGGCAGTGGCTTGAACACCGAGCCGCCCAACTGTTCGGGCAAGGCATCTCATACGCCTGGCCTCAGGCGGGCGACTCGATCGTGCTGTCCATCCCACGCCAGCAGCCTGAGTTCATCGCAGAATCGGGGCAGGCCCTCCGCGTGCGGCTTCGAGAAGGGATCGAGGTGCTCGTCGGAGTCAAGACCCCTCCGTGGATGCCCCCCAGCGCCTGGAGCCAGCCCGCCGACGGGGGTGTCCGCGTCCACGGCTTCATCAATCTGAAGATGTTCGCGGACGCGGTGGCGCAGCACCTCAAGGGCTCACGCTTCATCCTCCCCCACGGAGATTCGAGCATGCAGTCCCTCGAACTGCGCACGAGCGGAGACGGGCTCGAAGCGAGCATCCAGCTCTCCGAGCAGGACGCGAAGCCAGGTGTGCTCATCATGCGCGGAACGCCCCGGTTCGTGGCCGAGAACGGAACCGTCAGCCTGACCGTTCCCGATGCGGAAGTGACCTACAATGGCAAGCCGTTCGGGGCCCTCCAAGTCATCCTGCGGACCCAGCGCCTCTGGAAGCTCGATGTGGACATGGCTTCCATCGCGACGAAGGCCGAAGCGTTCTTCGAGTTTCATACCGGCTCGCTCGCCAAAGCAACCGTGACGCCCTTCCCAGATCTCCAGATCGAGGTGGTCGGCAATCACTTGCTCTTCACGTTCAGCCTCAACGTCACCCTCACCTACACCTATGCGCCGTGAACCGGCTGACACCACGGAGAGGTTCATCATGCAACATGTCCAAACACTGATTGTCATTCTCCTTCTCGCAGCCTGTAGCCCAGCGCGGGCGAACCCCAGTCCCGCTCTCGCCGATTGGACGATCCTCGTGTTCATGAATGGGGACAACAACCTCGAACCCTGGGCACTGTCCGACTTCTACGAGATGGCGAGCGTCAAGAGCACGAAAAACGTCAACATCGCTGTGCAACTCGATCGGAACGGGCGATACACAGGGGCTTATAACCGGTGGACGGAGACGCGCCGATTCCTCGTGAAGAAGAACCAGCTGCCGTCTCCAGACGCCTCCGTGCAGAACCTCGGTGAGGTGAACATGGGGGACCCCAAGGCCCTCGAAGACTTCCTCCGCTGGGGAATGCAGACCTACCCTGCGAAGCGTTACGCCCTCATCCTCTGGGATCACGGCCAGGGATACCGAGACATCTCAGACACAGGCTTCCAAGGAGATTTCTTCAGAAGCGCACGCGGCATGCCTTTCCGATCCGTGTCTCACGACGATACCGACAGGGACCAGCTTTACAATCAGGAGATCCAGCAGGCCCTGCGCGCGGCACTGGCGGGAAAGAAGCTTGATCTCATCGGCTTTGACGCATGCTTGATGGGCATGCTCGAGACGGCCTACGCCATGCGGGAGTTCGCGGAGGTCATGGTCGCCAGCGAAGACCTCGAGCCAGGCTTCGGTTGGGCCTACGACAAGTGGGTCGCCGAGCTGGCCGAACGGCCGGGCGCCTCCTCCGAAGAAGTCGCTCGAATGATCGTGAAGACCTACCCGCAGGCGTACAACCCCTCTGTTCTGCAGCCCGACGAGACGATGACGCTCTCCGCCATCCGCCTGAGCCAGATCGATCCGCTCGCCGCCGCTGTCTCCACGCTGAGTGACGCCATGCTCCGCTCCCTCGACACGGAGATCGGTGCGATCGAGGCGGCTCGACACGCATCTCCCGCATTCGCGAGGGATCATCCCAAGAAAGGGGATCAGCGTTTCCATCACGTGGACTTGAAGAAGTTCGCGACGGAGTACCAGGGCCGCACGAGGAACGAGGACATCCAGAAGTCGCTCGCAGAGGTGATTGCGCGTCACCAGCCAGCAGTCATCGCTTCCTATGCTGGCCCCGTCCGGTTGCGCGAGGGGGCCAGCGGGCTCGCCATCTACTTCCCTGCGGGAAGAATGGCGTATGCGACGGATGTGCTCGAGGAGCGTGGGTATGAAAAGAGCAATGAAGTGTATCCCGTGGCCTTCGTCCGAGAGCAGCGCTGGGCAGACTTCCTTCACGCGTACTTCGAGAGGGTTCCATGAGAAGCATTGACAGCCGCCGCGCCCGGGAAACACCCGTCGTTGCGCTTGTGGCCTTCTTCCTCGCGTTGGTCGGCGAAGCCCTCGCGGACGAAGAGAAGACGACAGACTCCAAACGCCCCGTACAGATCGGGCGCGCCCTCATCGTTGCCAACAGAACGGAGCCGCAAGCGGAATTGGAACAGAATGGCTCCATCCTCGGCGCCCAACTGGTCGCGGCCGCACTGAACCAAGTGGGGCTCGCGAGCGTCACGAGCACGACCGACCTCACCGCGAGCGAACTCAGGCGCCTCTTGGTGGAGCGCCAGAAGGCTCCCGCCGAGGACTCCTGGTCTCTGTTTCACTATGGCGGCCACGCCGTTCATTGGCGTGGGGAGAACTACCTCCTCGCGAGCGATTTCCCCTATGGGGAGAAGGCTCCGAAGGACGAAGCCGCCATCTCAGCGGCGCTCAAGGCGCACGCGGTCGCACTGAAGGAGGTGATCAGATCAGCCCCCGCGCACTCCCGCCCCAATGTCGTCATCATTGATGCGTGCCGCAACAACCCATTTCCTCAAGACGGCGCGCTGGGCAGGTCCTGGTCGAGTGGTCTCGAAGAGGAAGACGAGCCCTTTCCGCACTCGCTGATCGCCTTTTCCGCTGCGCCCACCCTGGTGGCCTCGGACCCCTGGCAAGCACCTTCCCTCTACACCAGCGCGCTGGCCGGATTGTTAAAGCTGCCAGGTGCCAGGTTGCTCAGCGTCTTTCCGGAGCTGACCCACATCATGCGGTTCTCGGCCCAGTGGCCTGTTTTCACCTCCTACGTGGGTGCCGAGGACGATGTCCTCTTGAGAGAGCCCGCCACACTGACCGTCCGGGCCGCCGCGAATGACGATGCCGTCCTGCTCCGGAACGAAAAGCTCGTCGGGATGGCAGGGCAGCAGCAGCCATTCTCCGTGGTCCTCGATCCGGGGGAGAATGTCTT encodes the following:
- a CDS encoding caspase family protein, coding for MRSIDSRRARETPVVALVAFFLALVGEALADEEKTTDSKRPVQIGRALIVANRTEPQAELEQNGSILGAQLVAAALNQVGLASVTSTTDLTASELRRLLVERQKAPAEDSWSLFHYGGHAVHWRGENYLLASDFPYGEKAPKDEAAISAALKAHAVALKEVIRSAPAHSRPNVVIIDACRNNPFPQDGALGRSWSSGLEEEDEPFPHSLIAFSAAPTLVASDPWQAPSLYTSALAGLLKLPGARLLSVFPELTHIMRFSAQWPVFTSYVGAEDDVLLREPATLTVRAAANDDAVLLRNEKLVGMAGQQQPFSVVLDPGENVFRLLVYNQKSFTGGFELFGGYQREGWSVGLSLTEPGQAEPLVRIHESEPTPADESRHGRLFDVATFVIHLDPWTGRITQTGGVQNLWRGIP
- a CDS encoding clostripain-related cysteine peptidase, which produces MQHVQTLIVILLLAACSPARANPSPALADWTILVFMNGDNNLEPWALSDFYEMASVKSTKNVNIAVQLDRNGRYTGAYNRWTETRRFLVKKNQLPSPDASVQNLGEVNMGDPKALEDFLRWGMQTYPAKRYALILWDHGQGYRDISDTGFQGDFFRSARGMPFRSVSHDDTDRDQLYNQEIQQALRAALAGKKLDLIGFDACLMGMLETAYAMREFAEVMVASEDLEPGFGWAYDKWVAELAERPGASSEEVARMIVKTYPQAYNPSVLQPDETMTLSAIRLSQIDPLAAAVSTLSDAMLRSLDTEIGAIEAARHASPAFARDHPKKGDQRFHHVDLKKFATEYQGRTRNEDIQKSLAEVIARHQPAVIASYAGPVRLREGASGLAIYFPAGRMAYATDVLEERGYEKSNEVYPVAFVREQRWADFLHAYFERVP